Proteins encoded in a region of the Pseudomonas denitrificans (nom. rej.) genome:
- a CDS encoding HK97 gp10 family phage protein has translation MSFTSDMDGAVKKIIDAQDKIARAATIDFFSGTVKDTPVDTGRARGNWVTTTNQPAEGEINREDKSGSSVISEIVAKTPEGAGQETFMSNSLPYIDKLEYGSSKQAPNGMVRRNLARVQRIVDKAIAKFRV, from the coding sequence ATGAGCTTCACCAGCGACATGGACGGTGCGGTCAAGAAGATCATCGACGCCCAGGACAAGATCGCGCGGGCGGCGACCATCGACTTCTTCAGCGGTACCGTGAAGGACACGCCGGTCGATACCGGGCGCGCCCGTGGGAACTGGGTTACGACTACCAATCAGCCCGCAGAAGGCGAGATCAACCGAGAAGACAAGTCAGGATCTTCCGTCATCTCCGAGATCGTGGCGAAGACGCCGGAAGGCGCCGGCCAAGAGACCTTCATGTCGAACTCGCTGCCCTACATCGACAAGCTCGAATACGGCAGCAGTAAGCAAGCCCCGAATGGCATGGTGCGCCGCAACCTGGCGCGCGTGCAGCGCATTGTCGACAAAGCCATCGCCAAGTTCAGAGTCTGA
- a CDS encoding DUF4055 domain-containing protein — protein sequence MSDDPSIVSADVQKMRAHWAIVSPLMGGTGAMRVAGEELLPRWPAEDSESYKCRLLSSTLLPAYSETVMNMGSRVFAEPIHLMDDVPTRLREYWQDIDQQGNNGTVFGRGWFEDALAKSISFVYVDYPQSPAGESEGETIVTEADVITTGARPYAIHIRPEQVLGWKESGGQLLQFRYEECVYEDEGAFGQKAVAQIRVLEPGSWAIYRHAGKDGWYIHEEGTSSLSYIPIVPFYTKRTGFLTGKPPLMELAYLNVKHWQSQSDQDTILHYARVPILFGAGFEQEHAIIIGGGTLTKNPDKDSKLTYVEHGGKAIEAGRDSLKDMIEEMRIAGAKLLRLENAAPKTAEQAQEDAAIEMSPLQMMSGQFEDSVAQVLQIMADYIGEAEGGHVQARGNFETDFAPETTMPTLLSMAVQGKLSDETLFGEYQRRGILSSELDWDSEKERIDQQGPPLGLMGAGSGNG from the coding sequence ATGAGCGATGATCCGAGCATCGTCAGCGCCGACGTGCAGAAGATGCGTGCCCATTGGGCCATCGTCAGTCCGCTGATGGGCGGGACCGGGGCGATGCGTGTTGCTGGTGAGGAACTGTTGCCGCGCTGGCCGGCCGAGGACTCCGAGTCGTACAAGTGCCGCCTGCTGTCGTCCACGCTGCTGCCGGCCTATTCGGAAACCGTGATGAACATGGGTAGCCGGGTGTTCGCCGAGCCTATCCACCTGATGGATGACGTGCCGACGCGCCTGCGCGAGTACTGGCAGGACATCGACCAGCAAGGCAACAACGGCACTGTGTTCGGCCGCGGCTGGTTCGAGGACGCCCTGGCCAAGTCGATCAGCTTCGTCTACGTCGACTACCCGCAGAGCCCGGCCGGCGAATCGGAAGGCGAAACCATCGTCACCGAGGCAGACGTCATCACCACTGGCGCGCGACCGTACGCTATCCACATCCGGCCTGAGCAGGTCCTGGGCTGGAAGGAGTCCGGCGGCCAGCTCCTGCAGTTCCGCTACGAGGAATGCGTTTACGAGGATGAGGGCGCTTTCGGCCAGAAGGCTGTCGCGCAGATACGCGTGCTCGAGCCAGGTAGCTGGGCCATCTACCGGCACGCCGGGAAGGATGGATGGTACATCCACGAGGAAGGAACCTCGAGCCTCAGCTACATCCCGATCGTGCCGTTCTACACCAAGCGCACCGGATTCCTCACCGGTAAGCCGCCGCTGATGGAGCTGGCATACCTGAACGTCAAGCACTGGCAGAGCCAGAGCGACCAGGACACGATCCTGCACTACGCCCGGGTGCCGATTCTGTTCGGCGCCGGCTTCGAGCAGGAACACGCAATCATCATTGGTGGCGGAACGCTGACCAAGAATCCCGACAAGGATTCCAAGCTCACCTACGTGGAGCACGGCGGCAAGGCAATCGAGGCCGGCCGTGACTCTCTCAAGGACATGATCGAGGAGATGCGCATCGCCGGCGCCAAGCTCCTGCGCCTGGAGAATGCTGCGCCGAAGACGGCAGAACAGGCCCAGGAAGACGCCGCAATCGAGATGTCGCCGCTCCAGATGATGTCCGGGCAGTTCGAAGACTCCGTCGCCCAGGTCCTGCAGATCATGGCCGATTACATCGGCGAGGCAGAAGGCGGCCATGTGCAGGCCCGCGGCAACTTCGAGACGGACTTCGCGCCAGAGACCACCATGCCGACCCTGCTGAGCATGGCTGTGCAAGGCAAGCTCTCCGACGAGACCCTCTTCGGCGAGTACCAGCGCCGCGGCATCCTGTCGAGCGAACTGGACTGGGATTCGGAGAAGGAGCGCATCGACCAGCAAGGTCCTCCGCTCGGGCTGATGGGCGCCGGCAGTGGCAACGGTTAA
- a CDS encoding capsular polysaccharide export protein, LipB/KpsS family: MKIGIYARDHQVAAMAMKHGFELQGQRALFRSLPDYGNGCIEDFDLVVIVGLRGKGADALRDYRERDVPVIVIDYGYLNRATAEDSDGYWQVGLGGLNQIPQFECPSDRFEALGLDIQKPVKGDGPVILCAQVIGDAAHQFDTEAKLEAWTETVEHDEYRAHPGTGVESEPLGDVLARAGKIVTWNSNVGHDALLAGVPVEAHGPAPYAGVELKDREAYFARVAYGQWTVPEMEEGLAAAFVLEKLLGQPVVVAPVAEVTNTLTETETETETETETETEQALSVVQKGRGNYSVVRADGSVVAEGLKKAAADAMAKGKD; this comes from the coding sequence ATGAAGATCGGCATTTACGCGCGGGACCACCAGGTTGCCGCTATGGCCATGAAGCATGGCTTCGAGCTGCAAGGCCAGCGGGCCCTGTTCCGCTCCCTGCCGGACTACGGGAACGGCTGCATCGAGGACTTCGATCTCGTTGTGATCGTCGGTCTGCGCGGGAAGGGCGCCGATGCGCTGCGGGACTACCGTGAGCGTGACGTGCCAGTCATCGTGATTGACTACGGCTACCTGAACCGCGCCACGGCTGAAGACTCGGACGGCTACTGGCAGGTCGGCCTCGGCGGTCTGAACCAGATTCCCCAATTCGAATGCCCGAGCGACCGTTTCGAGGCGCTGGGGTTGGATATCCAGAAGCCCGTGAAGGGCGACGGCCCGGTCATCCTCTGCGCTCAGGTGATTGGCGATGCCGCCCACCAGTTCGACACCGAGGCGAAGCTGGAAGCCTGGACGGAAACCGTCGAGCACGATGAATACCGCGCTCATCCGGGCACCGGTGTTGAGTCCGAGCCGCTTGGCGATGTCTTGGCGCGCGCCGGCAAGATCGTCACCTGGAACAGCAACGTCGGCCATGATGCGCTTCTCGCTGGCGTTCCAGTCGAAGCCCACGGTCCGGCACCCTACGCCGGCGTTGAGCTGAAGGACCGCGAGGCCTACTTCGCTCGCGTCGCCTACGGCCAATGGACGGTGCCCGAGATGGAGGAGGGCCTTGCTGCCGCCTTCGTGCTCGAGAAGCTGCTCGGCCAGCCGGTTGTTGTTGCGCCGGTGGCGGAGGTCACCAACACTCTGACCGAGACCGAGACCGAGACCGAGACCGAGACCGAGACCGAGACCGAGCAGGCCTTGTCCGTAGTCCAGAAAGGCCGCGGCAACTACTCCGTCGTGCGGGCCGATGGATCGGTGGTCGCAGAAGGCCTGAAAAAGGCTGCCGCTGACGCCATGGCGAAAGGTAAGGACTGA
- a CDS encoding phage head morphogenesis protein has protein sequence MATVNDKLADAEVAHAVSLQRFSNGVVQRMIALLNRVDKDLFGQLMEAIEQMPPGSFTVQRLDQLLQSVQKINAQAYQALRRELDAEMQAYVAYEADYQHKLFLNTIPEPVQVVVPVNSVNPQQVYAAAMARPFQGKLLSEFTKDLEASRMTRVRDAIRTGFVEGETVDQMIRRIRGSRTAGYADGLLEIDRRNAEAIVRTSVNHLSNFTRQAFYAENDDLVDEWQFLATLDGRTTITCASLSGKTFPVGKGPQPPRHINCRSTSTPVIKSWEQLGLTKEEIGKGTQASMDGYVADDVTYSDWLRNKPAEFQDEVLGATRGKLFRDGKVDIDKFTNDKGKVYTLDQLKARDEDLFERAGVAA, from the coding sequence GTGGCAACGGTTAACGACAAACTGGCCGACGCCGAGGTTGCGCACGCGGTCAGCCTGCAGCGATTCAGTAATGGTGTCGTCCAGCGAATGATTGCGCTGCTGAACAGGGTCGACAAAGACCTCTTCGGCCAACTGATGGAAGCGATCGAGCAGATGCCGCCTGGCAGCTTCACTGTGCAGCGCCTAGATCAACTCCTGCAGTCGGTGCAGAAGATCAACGCGCAGGCCTATCAGGCGCTCCGGAGGGAACTGGACGCCGAGATGCAGGCCTATGTTGCCTACGAGGCGGACTACCAGCACAAGCTGTTCCTGAACACCATTCCAGAGCCGGTTCAGGTGGTTGTCCCGGTGAATTCCGTGAATCCTCAGCAGGTCTACGCAGCCGCAATGGCCCGGCCATTCCAGGGGAAGCTGCTGTCTGAGTTCACTAAGGACCTCGAAGCTAGCCGGATGACTCGCGTTCGCGATGCCATTCGCACTGGATTTGTCGAAGGCGAGACGGTTGACCAGATGATTCGCCGGATTCGCGGCAGTCGCACCGCAGGCTACGCAGATGGCCTGCTGGAGATCGACCGCCGCAACGCCGAGGCGATCGTTCGAACGTCGGTGAACCACCTGTCGAACTTCACGCGCCAGGCCTTCTATGCGGAGAACGACGACCTGGTGGATGAGTGGCAGTTCCTAGCAACACTGGATGGCCGGACCACGATCACCTGCGCAAGCCTCTCGGGGAAGACCTTTCCGGTCGGTAAGGGCCCGCAGCCGCCGCGGCATATCAACTGCCGCAGCACCTCGACCCCGGTGATCAAGTCCTGGGAGCAGCTCGGGCTCACCAAGGAAGAGATCGGCAAGGGAACGCAGGCCAGTATGGACGGGTACGTCGCCGACGACGTGACCTATAGCGACTGGCTGCGTAACAAGCCTGCGGAGTTCCAAGACGAAGTGCTTGGAGCCACTCGCGGGAAGCTCTTCCGTGACGGCAAGGTGGACATAGACAAGTTCACCAACGACAAGGGCAAGGTTTACACCCTGGATCAGCTGAAAGCGCGCGACGAAGACCTCTTTGAGCGGGCGGGAGTTGCGGCGTAA
- a CDS encoding DnaT-like ssDNA-binding protein — protein MALVIETGGGLPDADSFATVDELAQFASDYGWTIPDDTTAREAILRRAGVAMWAMEWVGSQLHDEQGLPWPRYYTVRRGFMADGSSLPRNIKMGQMALACEIHQDDIDPPEGRTGAVTEERVEGAVDVKYAAITGYKAKAAAGRQSDGFFAKYTLGPYNGRLVRA, from the coding sequence ATGGCCCTCGTCATTGAAACTGGCGGCGGCCTGCCTGATGCCGATTCCTTCGCCACCGTTGATGAGCTGGCGCAGTTCGCCAGCGACTACGGCTGGACGATTCCGGATGACACCACCGCGCGCGAAGCGATCCTGCGCCGCGCCGGCGTGGCCATGTGGGCAATGGAGTGGGTCGGCAGCCAGCTTCATGACGAGCAGGGGCTGCCCTGGCCGCGTTACTACACCGTTCGCCGTGGCTTCATGGCGGACGGCTCTTCACTGCCGCGCAACATCAAGATGGGCCAGATGGCATTGGCCTGTGAGATTCATCAGGATGACATCGACCCACCGGAAGGGCGCACGGGCGCGGTAACTGAAGAGCGCGTCGAAGGTGCCGTAGACGTCAAGTACGCTGCAATCACTGGCTACAAGGCCAAGGCCGCGGCAGGACGCCAATCTGATGGGTTCTTCGCCAAGTACACCTTGGGTCCGTACAACGGCCGTTTGGTGCGCGCATGA
- a CDS encoding major capsid protein — translation MAAGKASDFKVYQDQFQAGVIETLTQNSNAFNAASAGAIALSTISRRGDFSQQAFFKNVANLITRRDTTSTSAATILGMTQDEWVSVKLNRKIGPVDQTKDAFRKIMAGLAEDEMSFILGEQAAKAMQVEMLNSALRAGRAALNAQASVKYTIPTNGTLGTAGLVSGLSKFGDAASQVVCWVMHSKAYFDLVQNQITANIDGVSNFNVATGTPVTLNRPVLVTDSDALLVNSGSGSTAVTDYYTLGLTAGGLIVENTEEEELVIENVTGNENLITRLQGEFAYNLGVRGFKWDIANGAANPTDTALGTGTNWDPNRDSFKDFAGVVIQSR, via the coding sequence ATGGCCGCAGGCAAAGCTTCTGACTTCAAGGTCTATCAGGACCAGTTCCAGGCAGGCGTTATCGAGACCCTGACCCAGAACAGCAACGCGTTCAACGCGGCCTCGGCCGGCGCGATCGCCCTTTCCACCATCAGCCGCCGCGGTGATTTCTCGCAGCAGGCGTTCTTCAAGAACGTCGCGAACCTGATCACCCGCCGCGACACCACCAGCACCTCGGCCGCGACCATCCTCGGCATGACCCAGGACGAGTGGGTCAGCGTGAAGCTGAACCGCAAGATCGGCCCGGTCGACCAGACCAAGGACGCCTTCCGCAAGATCATGGCCGGCCTGGCTGAGGACGAGATGTCCTTCATCCTCGGCGAACAGGCTGCCAAGGCAATGCAGGTGGAAATGCTCAACTCCGCCCTGCGCGCTGGCCGCGCCGCACTGAACGCCCAGGCCTCGGTGAAGTACACCATCCCCACCAACGGCACCCTCGGCACCGCAGGCCTGGTCTCCGGCCTGTCGAAGTTCGGCGATGCCGCAAGCCAGGTGGTGTGCTGGGTCATGCACTCCAAGGCCTACTTCGACCTGGTGCAGAACCAGATCACCGCCAACATCGACGGTGTGTCGAACTTCAACGTGGCCACCGGCACCCCGGTAACCCTGAACCGCCCGGTTCTGGTGACCGACTCCGACGCGCTGCTCGTGAACTCCGGCTCCGGTTCCACCGCTGTGACCGACTACTACACCCTCGGCCTTACCGCCGGCGGTCTGATCGTCGAGAACACCGAGGAAGAAGAGCTGGTCATCGAGAACGTGACCGGCAACGAGAACCTGATCACCCGCCTGCAGGGTGAGTTCGCCTACAACCTGGGCGTCCGCGGCTTCAAGTGGGACATCGCCAACGGCGCTGCCAACCCCACCGACACCGCTCTGGGTACCGGCACCAACTGGGACCCGAACCGCGATTCCTTCAAGGACTTCGCCGGCGTGGTCATCCAGAGCCGTTAA
- a CDS encoding phage tail terminator-like protein — translation MSEIKINAALVAGLAAAALGVPTAEEGTNFTPPAVSLPWAAWFNLPADTDVASLGVGGMDETVGVFQVDLNYPLNGGTKAILTAVQKLRDYFVAGRSLVYQTQCVHIERVTRNNLRPVDGWQQINVSIYYSANTIRPEV, via the coding sequence ATGTCCGAAATCAAGATCAACGCCGCCTTGGTCGCAGGGCTGGCGGCGGCTGCGCTCGGAGTTCCGACAGCGGAGGAGGGGACGAACTTCACTCCGCCAGCCGTCTCGCTGCCTTGGGCGGCCTGGTTCAACCTGCCAGCCGACACCGACGTTGCGAGCCTTGGTGTTGGCGGAATGGATGAAACCGTTGGGGTCTTCCAGGTCGACCTGAATTACCCACTGAACGGCGGAACCAAGGCAATCCTGACCGCCGTGCAGAAGCTCCGCGACTACTTCGTCGCCGGCCGCAGTCTGGTCTACCAGACCCAGTGCGTCCACATCGAGCGCGTCACCCGCAACAATCTCCGGCCTGTCGATGGCTGGCAGCAGATCAACGTCTCCATCTACTACAGCGCCAACACCATCCGCCCGGAGGTATAA